From Cupriavidus sp. D39:
ATGCCCGTCCGGTGGTCGATATTGAGCCCGGCAAAATGGAAATTCCCAAGGAAGTATTTTTTACAAAATCGAGGAAATGGGAATATGAGAAGGAGTGGAGAATGCTAAAGTATCTGGGGATGGCTGATGAGGGCATTCCGAAGGAGAATCCGTCGATTCATTTGTTCTCTGTTCCACCGGATGCAATCACGGAAGTAATATTTGGTTCGAAATTTGATGGCACTGCCCGTGGCGAAATCGAATCAAAGACTAAGGATTATGCTCCGCATGTCACATTTAAAGAGCAATTTTATGATGCCAAACAAGATCGCATATTGATTCGGTAGTCGCGAGAAAATACGCGATTAGATAAAGTACTCGAAGCGTACGCCGGCCGATTTTGCCGTCTGAAACGAGCGCACGACGGGCGGAAACTTGCCGTCCCCCAGACATTCTCGTCAGAGTCGGACCAGGCGTTGCCTCATGCTTACGCCTACCCTGGGATCTACCGAAACGTCGTCCGAGCATACATCGCAACTGTATGGCGCATGATTCAAGTCTCGGCGTTGTTGCTCTGTCAAACACGAAATGTGCGGACTTTCACCATCGGCGGTTCCTCACTTATGTTTCACGCTAGGTGAACCGTGGACGGTGCGTGTTGCGGCGTCCGGAAACTGCGCGCGGAAAGCCGCTAGGCGCCTCCCTATCTCAGCTTTCATTTCCTGCGCTGCCTCGGCGCGTTCCCCCGGACTTATCTCAGGCGACAAGAGCCGGCCTATTAGCTCGCTAGTCAGGACCGAATAGCAGCGGGATCTCCCTAAGCCCAAGCGCTCGTAGCGCGATATTTAGAAGTTGCCGAATTGCCTCAATGAGTCCAGTCAAGACGGGTGCAACTGGACTGGCCGTGGCCGTGCACCGGCTTGGCTCGGTAAGAATCGCGACAAGTTCTTGATTCCGGAAGCGTGAGGGCAGGGCGGCCCAACGACCGTCGTTTTGCCGCGGTTATTGGCAGATAGCCGCGCCGCTTGAGCCCATCTCCTTATACAGAAGTCATGAGTCCTCAGCCCGTAGCGCCAGGATCATGAACGCAGCATCCATGGTTCGCTGCATGCCGATCCAGATCGTTTTGGCGCCGGGCTCGCCATCACACTTGCGGCCCAGGAAACCACCCAGTGACGCGATCAAGCGGATCATTTGATTGAGCGTGACGGGCGTCTTTGGGCGCGCCTTCTTCGCGAGTAGATACGCGCCTCGTATCTCATCGGCATCAAAGAATAGCGACGCGTCCAGGTCAGGGCAGGTTCTGCCCAAACGCATCAGTCGGGCAATGCGCCACGCCACCACCATGTAAAACACCAGGGCCCGTTCCACGCGGTCCATGTGGGATAACTGTAAAGCTTCCACCTTGCACCCGTTCTTCAGGACATTGGTAGGGTCGAGGACTGGCGCGCGCACCTGTAGGCTCCGGTGGTAACTCCACCGCTTTCGCAGTGGACCGCAGTCCGGCTACCATAGTCACGTTTCCAGCCCCCGCCACGTCAAACGGAGCGTGCGGTTTTCCCGCACTCCGCTTTCCTGTGCGCTTCGCACCACGGCTTATGAGACCTATCATGCTGGGGATCCTTTCGGCATGCTCCAGCGCACCCTGTAGTTGTCGAACAACCCCAGAGTGTCGTAGAGCCATCGCGTACTCCATCTCGCCCAGCCGAAGCCCCGTCGTCCCCGAGCGCGCATCAGATGACTTCTGATCTTCAATGCAACCCATCGTTTGACCACTTGGAAGCAGCGACTTGAGTGACCGACAGCAAAGTAATTCACCCAACCGCGCAGCACCGGGTTAATGCGTTGTATCACCCGTGCCACAGGCTGAGAACGATACCGTCGGAACACTTCCTTAAGCGTTTGCATCAACGCCGTACGTTTCTTCAACTTCGGCGTGAACTGCGCCCACCACAACCCTTTACTGCTACGGGTCCGTCGGAAGTCGAACCCCAGAAATCCGAAGCTCTCGCCTCGTGTGAGGTCAACCATTCGGCTCTTGTCCTCATTGATCTCTACTTGGAGTTTGGCGAACTCCTCCCGCAATCGCACGACCACCGCTTTATGTAACCAGTCATGCCGCGCATGAGCGTCCACGAGCACTACCAGATCGTCTGCAAACCGCGCATATTCGATTTGGGTGTACTTGCCCCGGCGAGTCAGGGTCTTCGCCCGCTCCAACATCTGATCAACCTCATTGAGGTAGAGATTGCTGAGCAGTGGCGAGATCACGCCTCCCTGAGGGACGCCCATCTTCCCGGAAGATTTCAGGATCATCTTGAGCAAGCGCATTACATCCTCGTCCTGGATTCTGCTTGCCACCTTCCCCAGTAGCCGATCATGCCGGACACTGTCGAAGTAGGCTTTCAGGTCAAGGTCAATCACGCGCGTCTTGCCACTGACGATCGCTCCAGCCACCCGGTCTATCGCTTCATGCGCTGTCCGCTTGGGGCGGTAGCCATATGACCCCGGTTGGAAGTCCGCCTCAAAGATCGGCTCCAATATGAGTTTCAGCGCCCCTTGCACCACGCGGTCACGGATCGAAGGAATCGACAGGACGCGGACTTTCGTCCCCCCATCCTTGGGAATCTCCTTCTTGCGCGCCGGCCTCGGTGCGTAGGTACGTCGTATCAGTTCATCTTGAATCTGCTCGAGGAATCCTGGGCGCCCTGCCGCCTCGATGGCTTCGAAGGTCTCGCCGTCCCCGCCCGGGGCGCCGCGATTCTCCTTGGCCATCTGGTAAGCCGCTTGCAGCGTTTCCATCTTGCAGACATGCACGTATAAACCCCAGAAACGCCAGGACGGTTCAGACTTCGCCTTGACGTATATCTTCCTTCTCAGGTCCTGCAAACTGCCGGGTGTCCTTTCTCATCTCACCCTTGCCTCCCTTATGTTGGAAGAGTTACACACAGTAGGGTGCCTTCGCTCCACGGGCATTACCCCGCTTCGTCACTACTACACACCCGTCCGCCACCCTCTCGCCTTCGGCCGACTTCCCGGTGTTGCCGGTTATACGACCTACCCAGCTTCCGTCGATTTCTCGACGGGGCAAGGAGGGCTTCTCCAGTTGCTCAGCATATCCTTGCCACCATGCCGTCGCTTCCACCCCGCCGAAGGATCCCACCGCTTCAGTCAGCCTGCGGTAGGCTCTGCTGCCTTCGCCCTATTCTTGGAGGCTCGGCCTTCGGGGACAGAGTTTCGAGGCCACATCCGCGTTCATTTTCATTACGGCCTGGTGACTCGCCGCCGCCCCACGGACGACGTTGTCGATGGGCTTCAGCGTCCCAGTTTCCCAGGCACGCTGCCATCCTAGCTACGGGGCATTGACTCTTACCCCGGCGGGACTGACTCCCGCTGAATACGCCAGCCTTTGCTGGACGCACAAGAACATCTCAATCTCCCACCGGGCTCGATACCAATCTATCAGCTCGACGACGGCATCTGTATCTTGAGCCTCCCGGTTGGTCAGCAGTCGCCACACGACAGGGGTAACGCCTGCCGGGGCGCCGATCTCCTGGGCCACTATGCAGGTGACGGCTGGCCCCGTCTTACCCGGCAGCTTCACGCGTTGCGCACGTAACTCCTGCTTGACCTCGCGCGCCTTTTGGCCTGCGCGCCCCGGCAGGATGAAGCCGATCTCTCCCAGAGCTTCGCTGGCGTCTACCGTGTCCCACAGCTTGCCTGCCTCACCAAGGCTGCGGTTGTGTTGGGAACGTATCAGCCAGTCTGCAGGATTGCCGAGCTCATTAGCACGCTCCATCATCGCAGCGATATCGCCTTCCCGATCCGCCACGTAGACCAGGCGAGTCTCAGGCAACATCGCGGCCTGTTCTGCAACGCGTTCGTAGCTTTCAGTCCACCGTACGCTCTCTGTAATACCAACCCGCTGCCCGTTTGCATCCAGCGGCTCCCGGGCCCACATCCAGGCGTCGATCACACCGAGTGGTTCCCGATCCGGCGTCACAGCGTAGGTCGGATGCAGATACATCCCCCTCTGCGCTTCGTAGCTCAAGGGCCCGAGCCCATCGATCTCCTGGCCGTTAAAATTCAACTCTAACGCAGAGTGTATTTTAATGCGGAGCCCCGTTCGTGGAGGCCCCGTTGGCGAATGAATTTGACTACTTTTTCTCCGCATAAGGGAACTCGATCCTAGAGGGGCGATGAGTTCATCCGTAGCCTTGAAGCGTCGGGAACGCAGATTTGGCGAGACGATTGCCTCGAGCGCTTCCAATTTTACCGATGGGTCCGCACGTGAGTAGACCTCGCTCGTCTGCATGTGTGCGTTGCCGAGCCAAAGCGAAACCTTTCTGAGATCCTTGGTGACTTGCAGGACGGACAACGCACAAGTGTGTCGACCTCCTTGAGCAGAAGTCTCCAGTCGGGGCCAGAAAGACGTCAATATTATGCGGAGCAATGCCGAACAAACGCGATACTCGATCTGCTTTGAGAGAAGTCCAGTTACATTGTCTTCGGTGAACTACTCCGCATTAAAATACACTCTGCGTTAGAGTTGTAACGCGGTGCACCGCGTTACAGCTCGGTTGTGTCTGCAATGCACAGCACCACCGGGAATTGCCGCGCCCGCCCTGCCGTGCGCTCCCAATGCGGCTGCATCATGTCTGTCCACTCGACTTCCTCGTTGCCGAGAAATCGATAGGCAGCGATGGTCTCTGCCCAGTCTTCGCATGCGCCAGGAATGCTCGCAGTCGGCCTCGCAGCCAGTCGCTTCAGCAGCCCCTTCGCCCGTCGGTCCCGCCTTGGATCGCCAAGATCCAGCGCCTCAAATTCTTCGTCCACCCATGCCCCCGACTCGTTGTTCATTCGCGCTCAAAAAAGCCAGGAGTAAACGCGAATCCGCACGAGTTTACAACCCCTCCCGCCCAAGTCCCATCAAATTCTGGTCGCACTGCGCCCGGTCAGGACGCTGGACTTTTGTATAAGGAGATGCGTTAAACCAGGGACGGACTAAGCGGCAAGGCGGTCCAGACGATCTGGCAGTCGGCCAACGAGGGGTCATCGTACTTTTGACGCGAAATCTGGCAGTCCGGCCTTGAAAACCGTTTGAAATCAGCATCTTGAAAGATCCTCGGGTACGCGGGGCGAAGTAACCGTAACCATTTACATTCAGCAGTACGTAATAGATGTCCTCTCCCAACGACCTCGACCTACAGTGCCATGTCGATGGGTGGCCGGGATTCGCAAATATGCGAGGCCTCCCATATTTGCGAATATGGGGCGCATGACGCCTCTGCTGCGAAGGGTGGACCGCGCTACGACGCCGATATGACGCCGGAACAGCGACGCGCGGCTGCGAACGGGGCGTGGCTGTGCGTGAATTGCGCCACGCTCGTCGACAAAGCCTTGCCCGACTTTCCCCCGGGGCCGTCGCTAAGTTCCAGCAGGACGTTGTCGCGCGCAACAAGCAGGCAGTGCATCAAACATCCTTGGACGCGCAGCCGTCTTATGACGCGAAGGCAGCGTTCAAAGGGATCGAGAGCTTCCAAGCGCGGGTACAGGCGATTTACATCGTCGTCGGCTATGGACTGTCGATCGAAGTGCCGTTCGCAGCGGTCACCGCGATTCAGTGGCTCGCGAGTGAATGCGCCTCTCTCAACCCGTTGTCTCCGCTGAGCGCACAGTTTCCGACGATGGTGGCGGTGCAGCGACGTATCGTGGCCTCGCTGCAGGCCATTGCGCGGGAAGTGAAACAGCCGGAAGCTTGGTGGGCCGACCAAGACTGGGCGCGCCATACTCCTGTCGGGGCCGGTAACTGCATTCCTCTGGCAGACGAGCAGCAGGCAACGCGCGACCGATCGGTCGCGCTCGTGCGCGCGCGCTGGGCCGATGTGCTCGACGGCATGCAGCAGCTCACTACGTTCAAGCTGACCCTATAAGGGCGGTGGCCGCGACAGCAGCTCTTGCCACCCGGCAGCGCGCGATGCCGCGAGCGCGGTCCTGGGGCGTTCGGCGCTCGGTCGGACCCTCGGCAGGCCGCCCCCGGAAAGGACCCCAGTGACGAGGTGGCGCACCGGGCGTTGCGGTCCCATGCCGGCGCCAAGGGCGCCGCGTGGGGCCGGGCAAAAATGGCGCATAATGCGCCATCGAAGAAGAACCCGGGAACAGCCATGCCCCTCGAAGCCATCCACAAAGCGGCCGACGTCTACGGCATCAGCCGTGATCTGCCCTTGAACTATGTCACGCGCAAGTCCGTCGACGACGCCTTGATCGAGAATCTGACGCGCGATAAGCACCTTGTCATCTTCGGCAGCTCCAAGCAGGGCAAGACCTCAGTGCGAAAGCACTGCCTGAAGGACAGTGACTACATCGTCGTGCACTGCTCCAACCGGTGGTCACTGGATGACCTGCACGCGGCCATCCTGAAGGCCGCCGGCTTCGAACTCACCCAGTCGTCAACGAAGACGGAAACGGGCAAGAGCAAGATCATGGCGACCTTCAAGGCAGCGATCTGGGGCACCGGCATCGAATCCGGCGCAGAGAAGACTACCGAGACGTCGAACTCGATCACAACCGCGCCGATCGAGCTCGACACCAGTGATGTCAACGACATCATCAAGGCGCTCAATGGCTTTAATCGGTTTATCGTACTGGAGGACTTCCACTATCTGCCAGTCGAAGCCCAGCGGGACTTTTCGGTCGCACTCAAGGCGTTTCACGAACAGTCGAAGCTTTGTTTCATCGTGGTCGGGGTATGGCTGGAAGAGGGGCGTCTGACGGTCTACAACGGCGACCTGACGGGGCGTATTTTTGGTATCAACGCCGACAAGTGGACAAGAGCAGAGCTCCATGAGGTGATCACCGCCGGCGAGGCCTTGCTTAACATCAGCTTTACCGAGGCGTTCAAAGAGGCGCTGCTCAAGGGTTGCTTGGATAGCGTCTACATCGTGCAGGAAGCTTGCTATCAGGCCTGCCGTCTTGCGGGCGTGCATGAGACAAGGGAGACCATGCTCTCGATCGGCGACGGCGTGGATGTGGAGCAACTGATCAAGGATGTCGTCAACCAGCAAACGGGACGTTATCACTCCTTCATCACGCAGTTTGCGGCGGGGTTCCAAGACACAACGCTCGCCATGTATAAATGGCTGTTGTACCCGGTCCTGACTTGCGACACCAAGCATCTCGAAGAGGGGCTGCGGTATCGCGAAATTCGTGCGCAACTTCAGCAGAAGCATCCGCAAGGCAATGATCTGAATCCCGGCAATCTGACGCAGGCACTTGGCTTTGTGGCGTCGCTGCAGGTGAAGAAGGAGATCAAACCGATCGTGTTGGACTACGACCAGACTAATTTGCGGATGAATGTCGTCGATCGTGGCTTCCTGATCTGGCTTCAGAATCAGGATCGGACGGAGCTGCTTGAGCTCGCCGATCTGCCCACGGCTTGACGCACGCCGTGAACACGATGGAGGCCCGCCGATGAAATGGGTCACGATGAAACAGTTTCTGCCGATAGCGGTTCGACCGGTCCATGAGGGCGTGTTGACGTGCGCCTCGCCACTGGGGTCGAGCGCCGCGAGTACCGGCAGGTGTGGGAGAGCGCGCCAAATCGGGTGCGAGCCACCATCACCGAAATTGCCCAGTTCAAGAGACGGCCTGGATGTGGGCACGTTGGCCAGCATCTGGAGGAGGCGAAATTATTGCTGGGTCGGCTGCAGCGCACGATGGTCGCGGCACAGGTTGCCGAGGCAGTTGCCCGGACCAGCGTTTGTCCCACGTGCGGTGCGCAGTTGGCTTGCAAGGGCCACCATCACTTGGTCTTCCGTAGCGCGTTTGGGCGACTGTCGATTGACAGTCCCAGGCTGTATCCGAGGGCCACCGCCCATAGAGCGGTTTAGCTCAACCGCTTTTTAGCGAACCGGCGGCGGCGGTTGCCCCGTGCCTGCGATCCACCCAGTGCGCCGCCTCTGCTACGCTAAAAATCCTCTGCATTATCAAGAACAGAGAAAAGTGATGCATGACGTTCAATAAAATGTTGCCATTGATTTTTGTAACGCAGGAGGCGCTTTTTTGAGTGTCGCTGTCACGTCTCACAGTTAGTGGGTTTTGTCTCACAGTTCCTGGGTCCAGTTCTGGCGAACCAGAGACCCGTGCGATCCGAGCCGTGTGAAAAGGCGTACGATCAGGAGGTGATCGTACGCATCGAACGCTAGGTTTGTCCGTGCCTGAGCGTGTAACGTCTCCCCAGCCAAGTGGTCCTGCCATGATCCTGTATCACACTGACCCCGATTCCCCGGTCGTCGAGATTTCCGTCGAAGGCAAAATCACTGACCGCGGGCTGCGCGAAGCCATCGAGCGCATGCGAGGGGATCTCGAACTGAACGGCAAGACCCGCGTGCTCGAACGCATCGAGCATTTCACCGGCATCGAGCCAAAGGCACTGTGGACCGACCTGACGCTCGGCGTTTCCTTGGCCCGCAAAATCACGCGCGCCGCCGTGGTGGCCGACGCCGGATGGATCCACGCCTCGATGCATCTGGCGCGGTTCTTTGCGAAGGCCGAAGTCAAGGCGTTCCACGTCAACGAGCTGGATCAGGCGCGCGCCTGGATCAACGCCTGAGCGCCGCCCGGCGAATCTCGTATCGTCCTAGTAAACTGTGTTAAAAAATAGTGCATTATTAGCGTGTCTTCAACTAATTTGTGAAGAGCGCGATGGGAATTTCTACAGAGCGGTTTGAGAACTACGTGTCACGGATTGCCGAGACGCTTGGGCACGCAGATCGTGTCGAGCCGTTCCGAGGCTATTGCACGGGGCTGCTGTTGCCGGTCAAGCGCAAGAGCGTCGAGCCGATGGCGGCGCATCTGGCGCCGAGCCGGGTTCGTTCGGAACATCAGCGCCTGCATCATTTTGTCGCAGATGCGCCGTGGTCGGACGAAGCTGTGCTGGATGCGGTGCGCGCCTACGCGCTGGAGCAGGTGTGCCCGCGCGCGGGTACACCTGAGGTGCTGATCATCGACGACACCGGATTTCCGAAGAAGGGCCAGCACTCCGTTGGCGTGGCGAGGCAGTATTGCGGGCAATTGGGCAAGCAAGACAACTGCCAGGTCGCCGTCAGCCTATCGCTGGCCAATGAGCGATTCAGTCTGCCGGTGCGCTACCAACTGTATTTGCCGCACAGTTGGGCGGACGATCCAGAGCGGCGCAGTCATGGCAAGGTTCCTGAAGCGCTCGAGTTCGCCACCAAGCCGGCCATCGCCCTGCAACTGCTAGAGCCGATGCGCGTGCTGGATAGCGTGCCGAAGATGGTCGTAGCCGATGCGGGATATGGCATCGACACAGCGTTCAGGGAGGCGCTGACGACCATGGGCTTCACTTACGTAGTGGGTGTGACCGGTGCGGTCAGCCTATGGCCCAAGGGCATCGAACCCCTGCCACCTAAGCCAAAGTCAGGGCGTGGCAGGCCACCCAAGTTGCTGCGCCGGGATGAAGCGCATCAGCCATTGTCGGCCAAGGAGTTAGCCCTGCAACCGCCTTCGCGGCGGTTTCGCTCGGTCACCTGGCGCGAAGGCACCAATCGCGCGCTCTCCTCTCGCTTTGCGGCAATCCGAGTCCGTTGCGCTTCGCGCGATTACTGGCAGAGTACGCTGCCCCCGGAGCAGTGGCTGCTCATCGAGTGGCCCAAAGGGGAGCCAGAACCGACCAAATATTTCCTGAGCACCTTATCTGCGGATACCCCCATCAAGGAGATCGTGCGTATCGGCAAGCTGCGTTGGCGCATCGAGCGCGATTATCAGGAACTTAAGCAGGAATTTGGCCTTGGGCATTTTGAAGGCCGCAGTTGGCGCGGCTTTCACCACCACGCGACGCTGTGCATCGCTGCCTATGGCTTTCTCTTCTCGCCGAACGCATGACCACTCCAAAAAAACGCTTGCGCACCCCATACTCGGCGAAATCCCTGCCCTACCCGAAGGGTTCCGGCCCCGGGGCGCCCCTGCGTAAGCAGCGTCATGTCTCTGATTTGATTCCGACGTTACGCCTGGAACTCGCTTCCGCGCTGATTGCTCGCCTCCAATACTGCCCAGGTTGCGGTCGGCAAAAATGAATAATTTTCTAACACAGTAGCACTAGGCCGTCGCCGAGTAGGGCCAGCCCGCATTGGCAGTGTGCCGCCTCCGTGTGCCCACTAACTGTGAGGCAGGCCGCACCATTTACCCACTTACTGTGACAATTCAGCCCAGTTAGTTTGGAAGAGTGCTGCGTCACCCCTTGATTCGTCAGTGACTGGCTTCCCATTAGGTTTGAGACGGGACAGCGATCCAGGGCGCCGACGCGGCGGATCACCGGCCGGCGCCTGGCCCCGCTATCTAAGAAGGTCTCACGAGCTGGACCGGGCGAGTCGCCAGGCCGGGGATCGCGCGGCCGTAGGCGCAGGTCGCAGGTATCATGGGGTAGCTTTGATTTCGGTGCAATATGCGACGGTTCGCAAGCCCAGCAGCGACGCGGGGGCTCAAGCATAAGTTATTGATTTTTTGAGGTTTGCTGTTCGCTTCTGCTTGGCGTATCTTGTTTGGCCCTAGGCACGGGAGGCGCACGAGATGCAAGGCTGGCAGAGCACCTTTTTGGGCGCGCGCGAGGTGCCGCGTGAACTCAGCAGTTTCGAATTGCAGACGTTCTTCACATACAGCCACGCCGAGCACGAACTGATCGGGCGACGGCGCGGCCCAACGATGAAGCTGGGCCTGGCGCTGCACATTGGCTTTTTGCGCATGAGCGGCTGCCTATTGGATGCGTTCAGTATCCTGCCACCAGTCCTGCTTCGCCACCTCGGCACGGAACTCGGCATCAATACGCCGGATCTAGCGTCCTTGCGGGCGCTCTACGCGCGTGGGCGAACGCTCTCCGACCATCAACTGCTGGCCTGCCAGACGCTCGGGTTTCGTTGGATAACGGTACATCAACGTCGAGCCCTTGTGCGGGCGCTGCGTGATGAAGTGCTGCATTGCGCCGATCGGGACCGACTGCTGTCATATGCGCACCAGTGGCTGTATCAGCATCGACTGATCATCGTGCATGAGCGCGCCATCCGAAGCCTTGTCGCAGCGGCATTGACCGAGCTTGAGTCCGGTGCCTGCGCCTCGATCCATTCGGCGGTACCTCCCGCGACATGGCGAAGATGGCTAGCCGCAATGGAACAAGCACGACCGGATGGTCAGCACGTCCAGAACTGGCTGTGGGCGGTCCCGGCGAAGCACTCGACGCGACAGTTCACCGAAGTGCTCGAACGTATCGAGTGGCTAGTCGAGATTGGCGTCGACCGCCATCGTTTCGGTCTCAACGATGTTTTGGTGCGCCGTTTTGCACGTCGCTTGGCGGCGCGGTCCCCATCGCTCAGCGCACGAATTAAGGAGCCGGCACGCACCGTCGAGCTGGGCTGCTTCCTGCGATATTGCCTGCTCACTGCCACTGACCAACTGATCCTCATGTTTCAGCGCCGGGTGGCAGATCTATGGCGGCAGAGCGCGGAGGGTGTGAAGGCTCCCATCGACTGGGCCGCACAATACCGGCAACTGCTCGATGAGCTGGCCAGCTTGAGTAGCGATGGGAGTATTCCGGATGCCGAGCTGCGCCCGCATCTGGCCCAATTGGTGGCCGACAAGCGCACTCAGCGCACACCGAGCCGGTCGTCTGCGATCAGGCTGCGGCTGATCGACGCCATCAGGCCCGTACGCGCGTTACTGGTCGCCGTCGCCAAGCTGCCCTGGCAAGCCACCGGCGAACACCCGGTAATTGACGCTCTGGGCAAGCTGCGCCACCTGTATGCGAAGGCCGTTCGAAGCTTACCCGATGACGTGACCGCCCCTTGCCTAGGGCCAGCCTGGCTCGATGCGATCAGCGGTGCCGATCGCGAGCGCGCCTTCCGGGCACTTGAA
This genomic window contains:
- a CDS encoding DUF2971 domain-containing protein, whose protein sequence is MASAANILEGSFDVDKKIEEYLNVYLKVTNKNVGVLSLTESCCNELMWAHYGGSYAGYVVGFDSNSSFFKPKKGDPKVCGELMSVIYSDARPVVDIEPGKMEIPKEVFFTKSRKWEYEKEWRMLKYLGMADEGIPKENPSIHLFSVPPDAITEVIFGSKFDGTARGEIESKTKDYAPHVTFKEQFYDAKQDRILIR
- the ltrA gene encoding group II intron reverse transcriptase/maturase encodes the protein METLQAAYQMAKENRGAPGGDGETFEAIEAAGRPGFLEQIQDELIRRTYAPRPARKKEIPKDGGTKVRVLSIPSIRDRVVQGALKLILEPIFEADFQPGSYGYRPKRTAHEAIDRVAGAIVSGKTRVIDLDLKAYFDSVRHDRLLGKVASRIQDEDVMRLLKMILKSSGKMGVPQGGVISPLLSNLYLNEVDQMLERAKTLTRRGKYTQIEYARFADDLVVLVDAHARHDWLHKAVVVRLREEFAKLQVEINEDKSRMVDLTRGESFGFLGFDFRRTRSSKGLWWAQFTPKLKKRTALMQTLKEVFRRYRSQPVARVIQRINPVLRGWVNYFAVGHSSRCFQVVKRWVALKIRSHLMRARGRRGFGWARWSTRWLYDTLGLFDNYRVRWSMPKGSPA
- a CDS encoding STAS/SEC14 domain-containing protein — protein: MILYHTDPDSPVVEISVEGKITDRGLREAIERMRGDLELNGKTRVLERIEHFTGIEPKALWTDLTLGVSLARKITRAAVVADAGWIHASMHLARFFAKAEVKAFHVNELDQARAWINA